Genomic window (Flexivirga aerilata):
GCGGTGACGATCAGGTCGGCGCCGGTGCTGAGGATGTCGCGGGCCTTCTTCTCGCCGAGCTGCGCCGCCGGCTCCGGGTTGAGGATGTTGTAGATCCCCGCCGAGCCGCAGCAGATGGCCGCGTCGGGGATCTCCACCAGACGCAGCCCGGGGATCTCGCGCAGCAGCTCGCGCGGCTGATCGCGCACGCCCTGGGCGTGACCCAGGTGGCAGGCGTCGTGGTAGGCGACGGTGATCGGCAGCGGATGCCGCTCGGCGACCGTGCCGAGCCGGGTCAGCACCTCGCTCAGGTCCTGCACCCGGGCACCGAACGACTCCGCGGATCGGCTTGCCGCTGCGTCGGATTCGCCCTCGAAGAGGTAGGCGTAGTCCTTCATCGCGCTGCCGCAGCCGGCCGCGTTGGTGACGACCGTCGTCGCCTTCCCAGCCTCGCCAGCGTCCCCGGGCTCCCCGGCGTCGGCGAAGGAGGCCATCGTGGAGCGGGCGAAACGCTGCGCCTCCGGCTCGCGGCCCGAGTGACTCGACAGCGCACCGCAACACCCCTGGTCCTGCGGTATGACGACGCGGCACCCCTCGGCGGCGAGCACGCGGGCGGTCGCCGCGTTCACGTCGGAGAAGAAGACGTCCTGCACGCAGCCCTTCAGCAGGGCGACGACCTCGCGCTCGGGCCCGGCCGCAGGCACCTCCGCCGGGAGCGTCTGCGCGGGTCCGAGGGCTGGGGTGAGGCGTTCCATCGCGGCGAGGCCGGGCAGGAAGCGCTCGAGCAGCCCGGTGGAGCACAGTCGCCGGTCGAGGCCGAGGCGCTGCGTCATACGCAATGGTCCGCGGAGCCTGCGCAGTCGGTCCGGGTAGGGGAAGAGCTTGAAAATCGTTTCGCGCAGCGCCTTTTCGGCTCTGCTGCGTGGATGGTTGCGTTCGACCTGCGCGCGGGTCTGTTCGAGCAGCCGGTCATATTGCACGCCGCTGGGACAGGCGGTGACGCACGCCATGCAGCCCAGGCAGGCGTCGAAGTGACCGGCCATCTCGTCGGTCATCGGGGTGCCCTCGTTGCCCGCCTGCATGAGGTGGATGCGGCCGCGCGGGGAGTCCATCTCCTCGCCCCAGAGCACGTAGGTCGGGCAGGTCGTGAGGCAGAAGCCGCAGTGCACGCAGTCCGAGATCAGCTCGGGTGACGGCGGCTTGTGCGCGTCGAACGCACCGGCCCGCGTGACCTCGGTCATCAGATGCCTCCCACGAATCGGCCGGGCGCGAGCAGCGCGGCGGGGTCGAACTGGTCCTTGAGCCGCCGCATGATCGGCGTCGCCGGCACCGGGCCCCACACGTCGACCGCGTCGCGCACGGCACGGGGCGCGTCGAGCACCACGACCGCGCCACCGTGGTCGGCGGCGAGCGGCCGCAGGGTGTCGAGGGCGGCGGCGACCTCGACCGCATCGGCGCCGGGCGGCAGCGCCGCGTAGAGCACCCCGGTGCCGGCCGAACCGCGCACGTGCAGACCGAGATCGGTCGCGCCGGCGGTGAGGGTGGCCACCCCACCCAGGGTGCAGGTGATCTTCAGTCCGGTGTGGTCGCCGTCGGTGCCGAAGGGGTAAAGCCACGGCCAGTCGAGGTCGTCGACCAGCTCCGCGTCGTCGCCGATCTCGGCGCGGGCGGCTGCGAGCCGCCCCGGCACTCCGGCGGTGGTGCCCTCGACGAGCAGCGCTACGGTGACGGAATCGCCTGGGGGAGCGTCGATCTCGAGTGCGGCAGGGGCGAGCTGGGTGCGGCAGAGCCGCTCGAGGAGCGGCTCCAGGCCGTCGCGGTCGACCCGCACCGTGGCCCAGCCCGAAGCGTCCGGCGCCGGGTGCAACCGGAAGGTCGCCTCGGTCACCACCGCGAGCGTGCCGAACGAGCCGGTCATCAGCTTGCAGAGGTCGTAACCGGCGAC
Coding sequences:
- a CDS encoding FAD-binding oxidoreductase, which translates into the protein MALLDDLRSHDIDVRAGTPGDAVDGRVPRLVARPGSTEQVSATMRAAHAVGAVTMVRGNGSKLRWGAPATEADLLVDVRGMRTLLEHQPGDLIVRAEAGMPLADLQEQLRASGQRLGVDEPVAGTTLGGLIASNASGPRRLHTGTVRDLLIGVTVVLADGTVAHSGGKVVKNVAGYDLCKLMTGSFGTLAVVTEATFRLHPAPDASGWATVRVDRDGLEPLLERLCRTQLAPAALEIDAPPGDSVTVALLVEGTTAGVPGRLAAARAEIGDDAELVDDLDWPWLYPFGTDGDHTGLKITCTLGGVATLTAGATDLGLHVRGSAGTGVLYAALPPGADAVEVAAALDTLRPLAADHGGAVVVLDAPRAVRDAVDVWGPVPATPIMRRLKDQFDPAALLAPGRFVGGI
- a CDS encoding (Fe-S)-binding protein produces the protein MTEVTRAGAFDAHKPPSPELISDCVHCGFCLTTCPTYVLWGEEMDSPRGRIHLMQAGNEGTPMTDEMAGHFDACLGCMACVTACPSGVQYDRLLEQTRAQVERNHPRSRAEKALRETIFKLFPYPDRLRRLRGPLRMTQRLGLDRRLCSTGLLERFLPGLAAMERLTPALGPAQTLPAEVPAAGPEREVVALLKGCVQDVFFSDVNAATARVLAAEGCRVVIPQDQGCCGALSSHSGREPEAQRFARSTMASFADAGEPGDAGEAGKATTVVTNAAGCGSAMKDYAYLFEGESDAAASRSAESFGARVQDLSEVLTRLGTVAERHPLPITVAYHDACHLGHAQGVRDQPRELLREIPGLRLVEIPDAAICCGSAGIYNILNPEPAAQLGEKKARDILSTGADLIVTANPGCLMQIATALDRLGRPVPMAHTAIVLDASIRGLPVDALLGAR